Genomic segment of Candidatus Poribacteria bacterium:
TCTCTGCTTCAATAGAGCCTGGATCTCTCCGAACATGCACGGTGGGTTCGCAGAATACACTGCAACGCATCATTCAGGACTCTTTAAATTACCGCAACGGATGACGTTTGAACAAGGCGCACTCGTTGAACCGCTCGCTGTCTCACACCGTGCCGTCGCGCGTTCGGGTGCCAACTCCAGAGATACAATCGCTATTATCGGTGGTGGCACTATCGGGCAGTTCTGCTTGGCAGATGCAGTTGCCGCAGGTATTAAGGAGACCTTGATTACCGTCAAATACCAACAGCAGGCAGCGTTAGCAAAAGCACTCGGCGCAGATCACATCGTCAACGTCGGCGATACCGATGTTGGGGAATACGTCAAGGATGTCACAAACGGCATCGGTTTTGACGCAGTCATCGAAACGGTGGGCGGCGCGGAGAACTTCAACACCGCAACAACTATCGTTCGGAAACAGGGGGCTGTCGTTCTCGTCGCCGGGTACTATAAACCGCTTGAGGTGAATCTCTCCACCATCGTCTGGTCGGAAGCCTTCATTACAGGTTCTAACTGCTACGGTTATAGTGGAATGGAGACAGACTTTGAGGCGGCGATTGAATTAATAGACGCCGGTAAGGTTGATGCCACGAAATTGGTGACGCACTACTATCCACTTGACGAGATCAGCGAAGCCTTCCGCGTGTCTGCCGATAAAACTTCCGGTGCGATTAAGGTACATGTCTGTCAGGAGTAGCGTTTCGGAATTGGCTGACGAGACTTCAGCATACCCCCTCAAAACAACAAGATGAGGATTTTATACAATGCAAAACGGAAACCATATATTATGTCCTGAAGAGCGGGAGCAGTTTTGGCGGCAGGGTTACCTCGGTCCCTATACACTCTGTAACTCTGAAGAGATGTTCAACATGCAACCAGAAATTGAGAGGGTGCTTGAAACTGATGCGCCTGATCACAAAAACAGGGTGCATAACCGCCACCTCGATTCTCCCTTGATTCACGATCTTGCCACGCACCCCGCTATTGTTAAACGGATGGCATCGTTGTACGGACCAGACCTCCTACTCTGGCGGACAAACTTCTTCGTCAAAGAACCCGGCGCAAAAGAGATTCCGTGGCACCAAGATTTCAACTATTGGCCCCTTGAGCCGCCCATCATAATTTCAGCATGGATTGCTGTCGATTCGGCAACCTTGGAAAACAGCTGCCTCCAGATCGTCCCCGGTTCACACCGCAAAGTGATCCCGCACGTGAAAGCGACATCCGACATGGCATTTAACCAAATGGGTGACCTTGGGTTCGTTGACACAAGCAATGTCGCCAACTTAGAGATGCAGCCCGGCGAATTTGTTCTCTTTAACGAACGCACCTTGCATCACTCGGAGGCGAATCGCTCTGACAAACGGCGTATCGGTTTGGCTGTTCGCGTCATTCTGCCTATTGTTAAAGTTTTCGATTGGGACGCACCTCAACACGAACTCATTGTCATTCATGGTGAAGATCCTGTTCAATTCAATAAGAGAGGTTAATTATTAATAAGGAGTACTATTAATGAATCGTCAAATTACCCTCGCCTCTCGGCCCGCAGGGTACCCGAAGGAGTCAGATTTTAATCTGGTGGAAGTCCCAATTCCGAAACCGGAAGACGATCAAGTATTGGTGAAAACTATCTACCTCTCCGTTGATCCGTACATGCGAGGGCGAATTAATGCCGCAAAATCTTATGCCGCCAACGTCGAAATCGATGAAGTGATGGTGGGTGGTGTTATTGCTCAGGTTATGGAATCAAAGCATCCTAATTTCGGAGTCGGTGATATTGTCAATGCGAATATCGGGTGGCAGGAATACGGGGCCGCTGCGGGTGATGAATTGCGGAAAATTGATCCGACAATCGCGCCCATCTCAACAGGGGCAGGGATTCTCGGTATGCCAGGGTTAACAGCCTACTTCGGTCTGCTTGAGGTTGGACAACTTCAAGCGCGAGAGACCGTGTTTGTCTCTGGTGCCGCAGGGGCAGTTGGTTCCGTCGTCGGACAGATTGCGAAAATTAAAGGATGCCGGGTTGTCGGTTCCGCTGGCACCGATGAGAAAGTCGATTATATCGTCAATGAACTCGGCTTCGATGCGGCTTTTAATTATAAAGAGGTCTCCGATTATCACACAGAACTCCAGACACTCCTGCCTGATGGTATTGATGTCTATTTTGACAACGTCGGCGGCGAGATCACAGATGTCGTCTTCCCCAATTTAAGGATCAAGGGACGTGTCGTTATATGCGGACAAATTTCTCAGTATAATTTAGAAAAACCGGAGACGGGACCCCGTTTCCTCTGGCATATGATTACCAAACGCTCAAGAATCGAAGGTTTCCTCGTCTCTGAATACGCTGACCGGCACGCAGAGGCACTCGTCGAGATGGCAGAATGGTTGCGCCAGGGCAAACTGAAATATCGGGAAACGATCGAAGAAGGAGGCATCGAAAACGCGCCAGCAGCGTTCATTAGCATGCTAAAAGGTGGCAATATTGGGAAACAACTCGTCAGGATTGCTGAGTTAAGTTGAATGCTGCCAAGGATCACCCAATGAACACACGTCACTTAAGGCTACTGTTTTCGCTCATAATTCTACTGGATTTTTGTACGGGTCTGTTCTGTTGGGCAGAAGGTATGATCGTCTACGCCTATCGGGGGACTACCTACATGATGGGCCCGAATGATACCATACCCACGCGCATTACAGAAGAAGGTATCTCTACCCCTTCGCCGGATGGTCGCTTTTTAGCGGCGGTAGACAGCGATCCGGATCGCCGTAATCTTCTCCATATCCGAGACCTCCACACCGGTAAAAAAATTCGTTCCATCATATTGCAAGTCCATTCTTACGTCGATATTTCTTGGTCTCCAGATGGACGCTGGATCGTCTATGCTGGTAATATAGAAAGATTAAGAGCTGGGCGTGAGCTGGGCACCGAAATTTTCCTGATTTCACCCGATGGACGACATAAGCGAAAGTTACGCCATCCCATTGGCGAAAGACCCATAGGTTTTGTCTGGACACCAGATGCGCAATCTGTGTTCTACAATCTCGCTTCAATAGACCGGCGTCAGGAAATCTGGGAGTCGAGAATCAATGGTCAGGAAAATCCGAAGAAACATTTGCTATTCCACGAAGGTGCGGGTTTCTTAAGCCGTTACCCGTTCTATAGTTTCTCGCCAAACGGGAAAAAGATAGCCTATACATCGCTGCATGAAGGCGTATTTGTTGCAGATGCTGAGGGAAAGAACCACCGAAAAGTAACGGATCGCGTTCATGAAAACGTATTTCCGGATGCTGTGGGGGTAGGTATCCAAGTATTCATCAATCACCGCTTGCAGCAGTTCTTTCAGGTAGATTGGTCGCCGAATGGCAAACATCTTGTGTTTTCTGCTGAGACGCTTGCGGGTGATTACGGTCTCTACATCTACTCATTTGCGTCCGAGGAAGCTCGGCGTTTAGTCCTTTTGCGGGATAGCCTCCCTATTTTGCCGCGCTGGGTTGGTGATTCATTGCCAGTGCAGCCGTCAAATAAAATGGCTGTGACGTGGGGGAGCCTCAAACGTAAAACAGAGACTGATTAATTTATTTTTCGTTTCCTATTGGCACAAGAATTGCCGATACAAATAATGTATAGAAAGATGTTTGGTAATTAATCAACGCACCTTAACCTTGGCTGTTAGTGCAGCTATTTTTCAAATGAGGGCTCCCTAATGAACACACATCGCTTGATTTTTCTGTTTTCGGTAATAATTCTTCTATTGGGTATTTGCCCGAGTCTCCTCTGTTGGGCAGAAGGTATGATCGTCTACGCCTATCGGGGGACTACCTACATGATACATCCGAATGATACCGTACCTACACCTACGCGCATTACGGAAGAAGGTATTTCGACACCTTCGCCGGATGGACGCTTTTTGGCAGCGGTAGACCACGACCCTGATCGCCGTAATCTTCTCCATATCCGAGACCTCCACACCGGTAAGAAAATCCGTTCCATCATATTGCAAGTCCACTCTTACGTCGATATTTCTTGGTCTCCGGATGGACGTTGGATCGTCTATGCTGGCAGTCCACAAAGGATAAGAGGCGGACGCGATCTGGACACAGAAATTTTTCTAATCTCGCCGGACGGACGACAGAAACGGAAGTTACCCCACCCCATTGGCGAAAGCCCCATAGGTTTCGTCTGGGCACCAGATGCGCAATCTGTGTTCTACAATCTCGCTTCAACGGACAGGCTTCAGGAGATCTGGGAGTCGAATGTCAATGGGCAGGAGAAACCCAAGAAACATTTGCCGTTCCTTGAACGTGCGGGTTTCTTAAGCCGTTACCCGTTCTATGCATTCTCCCCGGACGGCAAAAAGATTGCCTACACACCGCTTCATGAAGGCGTATTTGTTGCAGATGTTGAAGGGCGGAACCACCGAAAAGTAGTCGAGCACGTGCATGAAGGCATATTTGTTGTGAATGCGAATGGAATAAACCTCCTCGAAGAAATTGCCAATCGCGGCTTGCGGCAGTTCTTTCAAGTGGATTGGTCCCCGAATGGCAAATATCTTGTATTTTCTGTTGATATAGGTTTTGGTAATTATGGGCTCTACATCTATTCGTTTGCGTCCCAGAAAGTTCGGCGTTTAGTACTTTTGGAGGATAGTCTCCCTATTTTGCCGCGCTGGGTTGGTAATTCATTACCAGTACAACCGGTAAATAAAATGGCTGTGACGTGGGGCAGAATCAAAAGTCCAGAGAACTAATCCGATAATGTTATGCCAGCGTGCACAGCCAAATTCGCTGCTAATATCCCTTCTCTTTATCAATCACGCTGAGGAGCGGTTTACCAACGAGCAGCCGTTCTAAGTTGTCACAGAACAGTCCAACCGACCGATCCAAGCGAATTGGCGAGCCACCCGCGACGTGCGGTGTAATAATTACATTCGGCAGATCCCACAACGGACTGTCGGCAAGCAGCGGCTCTTCTGGCGTGACATCCAATCCCGCACCGCCAATGCTTCCTGAAGTGAGTGCCCGGAGCAATGCCGGGCCATCTACAATCTTGCCACGTGTGACGTTGATGAGCAACGCGTGCGATTTCATCTGTTCAAATGCTGTATCGTCGAACATACCGTGCGTCTCCGGTGTCAGCGGCGCGCAGATAGCGACAACATCTGATTCTGAAAGCAGGTCATGGAACCGATCCATTTTCCAGACTTCATGAACAAATGACGGGGCTTCAACCGTTTCCGGATCGACAGCGATGACCCGCATATCAAACCCTTGTGCCCGGCGGGCGACATCAATACCTGTGCCGCCGAGTCCGATGATACCGAGCGTCCGTTCGCTTAATTCCCACGTCGCGAGGCGGATTGACATCCGGTTATCCCAGGTCCGCTCGCGCACCGAGCGTCCGATGCCCCGTAATAATCCGAGGAGTAAAGCCCACGTTTGGTCTGCCAGATGTGGACCAACGAAGCCTTTTGCACTTGTTAGAATAACATCGCTCTTGACAAATTCCGGGAACAGCAAGCCGTCAACACCTGCTGAAAGCACTTGTACCCATTTCAGCCGCTTCGCATTTTCAAAAAGCGAGCGGTTAAACCCACCGAACACGATATCGGCATCCACAATTTCACGCAGTGCCTCTTCTGAATTCTGTGGTTTCACCAGTGAAAGGTCGTCAGAAACGGATTCGATCTGCTGCTGTTGTTCTGGCATAATGTCGGTGTTAATCAAAATTTTCATATTGACATCTCCCGTATATCGTGGTATTCTATATAAACATAACGAGATTCATCCTAAGAACACATTCTCAGAAAAGGAGAATTCTATTGTGATCAGTTTATCTTCTATGCATTCGCGTAATTGGCACGCGCGTGCTGTTTCTATTCCTGTTTTGGCAATTAGTATACTTCTTGCTGCAATCTTCATCGCGAGTTGTGGCGACGAAGGCGACATCACTGAAGATACCACCGGTATGACAGATGTCCTACAACCGACGACAACGCCTGAAACCCAGCCAGAAGAGCCAGCGGTCATTGAGGAACCCGTTGTCGTTGAAGAACCAAAAGTCTCTTTTAAAGACGATATTCAGCCTATCCTTGCCGAAAGATGTGCCATTCCAGGATGCCACGTCGCCGGACATTTTACAGGGTTGGACCTCAGCAAATACGATCCCTTCAAAAAAGGCGGAAATGGCGGTGCTGCCTTTGTCGCCGGTAATGGCGAAGGGAGCCTTGTTGTCAAACGTATTGATGGCGGCGGCATGCCCCCTGGCGGCCCCCCGTTGGACGCAGACCAAATCCAACTCTTCATTGATTGGATTGATGAAGGTGCCGAGAATAACTGAAATTTAGCATAGCATAGCATTTCTATCTTCCTGTGTCAAGACGAAAACAGAGGTATTTAGTTGTCAATTTCCGTCAGTGAAAGTCGCGAGCACAACTCGTTCCTACAAGAAGAACCAGCCAGTGAAAAATCGTAATTATGGCAAACTAAACGCCTCTGATTGTCAGCACCTACACTATCTTTTTAAAAGGCGCATCTGTTATGCGCCTTACACTTTCATCGTCCTAAAATCTTCTCAAAACTGCCTATTTTCTTTAATATCATCAAAATTGCCCAAACCTTGGATTAAATAGGGCATGCCCCAAAAACGCCAATATTCAATAACGCAATTTTTGCATAACACATACAAATTTTGAGTTTCATCCTACAAATTTTGCGTTCCGAGAATAAAAAAAGAAGTATAGACTAATTTTCAGCCGCCCAATGAGACTTTTTTTACGAAAGATAAATTCTGAGATATTTCTTCCTGACACTCAGTGTGCACCTACGTTTTGAGCGGTTAAAATTGGAAAATATAATTAAAATTTCTATACTTTCATCCAAATATCGCACTTTTTTATGGAAATTGGCACGAAATTTGCCATAGTATAATGTAGATTAAGCGTCTTTTTAACATTTTATGCAACCTTTCCGTCTCTTACACGCGTTTTTAAGTTAAAAGGATGCTATTTTGGGGGGATATATATGAAAAATAGTGATTTCGCGTTGATCCGGCGCACCTTAGATGGTGACCAGAACGCATTTACAATACTCGTGAACAAATACCAGAAATGGGTACACACGCTTGTCTGGCGGAAAACAGGTGATTTTCACATTGCTGAGGAGATCACGCAGGATGTCTTTCTGAAAGCCTACAAAAAATTATCGACGTTGAAACCGTCGGATCATTTTACAGGATGGCTCTATGTGATTGCATCGCGTCGGTGTATAGCATGGTTCCCAAAGAAACAGCTCCCGACGACTTCGCTGGACGCAATGCAAGTATCAGAATTAGAGGAATTCTGCTATACCCAATATGAGACAAAACTTGGTGAAAAAACCTCTCTCGAACGCCAGCGCGACATCATCAAACGCCTCCTCCAAAAGTTGCCAGAGAGTGAGCGCACTGTCGTAACGCTCCATTATCTGGCAGAGATGTCTTGTGAAAAAATCAGTGAATTTTTAGGTGTATCACCCAATACCATTAAGAGCCGGCTCCACCGGGCCCGAGCGCGTTTGAAGAAACAAGAACACCTGCTTCATGATGTCTCCGGTATTTTCCAAGTCCCCCCAACACTAACCGAGAACATCATGCGCGAAATCGCACAGATCAAACCGTCCACTCCTTCAGTGGCAAAACCTTGGGTGCCGTGGGGATTCTCGTTCGCAGCGACTTTTCTGATCATTCTGATGATCGGACAAGGCACACATCCGTTATCGCGTTTTCAGCAACCTTATGACTTGGAAGCAACATCGGAGATGACAGTGGAATTGATTGACACATCTATCGTCCGAGAGTTGAAACGCAAATCCGCCGCGCTGACCCGATTCGGAAGAACCGACACACTCGGTAAAAACAGTGAATCCGGATTCCAAACGGAACCACCCTTCACCACAACCGCGCAAGCAGATGGCAATGATCTACCAACAGCAAAACCGCAGTGGATTCAGACACAAGGCCCGGGAGACGTTTCAGAACCAGGGCTTTTTCTCACATCCGATCACACCCTTTACGCCATTGCCCAAACGGGCCTCTACCGACTCACTGAAAAAGCAGACGCGTGGACATTTGTCAACTCCAGCGGTCCGAATCAAGCGTTCGACCCAGTGATGGCGGAACACGGCGATACTCTCTATCTCCTCACACCAGATGAACTTTTAATCTCAACCGATGGCGGTGAGACGTTGGATACGCTCGGGGCGCGCCCCAAAGGCCGTGCCGTTGCATTGATTATCACAGACAACATTCAAGGGAACGACTCAGAAAAGACGGATATGACGATGCATCTCGTCCTTAGGACATCCGTATTTCGTTCTGTGGATGCCGGTAAGGAGTGGATACCCATAGGGGAGGCAATGCGAATTGATAGCACACCGGATGTTGGCAGCCCCAGTTTCCGTATCTGGGACGCAATTGCTGCTGGCAACAGTCTATTTGTCGGCACAAGCCGAGGACTTTTCCGATTCACCGACGCTTGGAAAAAAGTACCGGTGCCGACATCACAAGGTATTAATTCGTTGGCAATTGTCGAGAACAGACTCTACGTCGGAACGAATACCGTTCAGCAGGAGGCATCAAGTCAAAACCCTATACCAGCAGTTTTCTATTCAACCGATTCTGGCGATTCATGGATAGATATTACGCCCAATATCCACAAATTTCTAACTAAGATAATGACCACACTCCAAGTCGTTACACGTGAAAAAATGTTGATGGTAATAAGTCCAAGTGGAATGCTACGCTCTTATGACGGTGGTGAAACGTGGAAAGATCCCGGAAATGATCCGCACGCATTTGCGTTCGGGACCTCTCCTATCGTGGCGTTGGATAAAAATAATTTTTACAAATCTGATACCTCTGGAGTCGTTCGCTCAACGGATGGCGGCATCACGTGGCACTCCTTTACGACTGGATTGGTGAATTCCCATGTTCCAAATCTCGTTACGGTCAAAAATGTTCTCTACGCGCTAACACCTACAGAAATGCTCAAATCCGTAGATGGCGGTGAGTCGTGGGAACCCATCGGTTTGGGTACTGACAGAGGTATTCCACTGAAAGGCGCGAAAATCGTAACAGCCGATGGTGCGCTCTATGCAAGCAGCAGTGCCAGTGATGGTGTTACACTTTCCAGTCTCTCCGATGCTGGTGATGCCTTCCTACCGGTTGAAGATGTCCCAGATTTTGAAGCAGGCACCTTACACACAGAATGGCCGAAAAAACGTAGAGAACCGTGGACAAACAGTGGCAATGTTATGATAGCGGGGAAACAATGGAGACCAGACCAACGCCACACAACTGAAAAATACAGACCGCATGGAGCGTTCACACTCACTAACGATACCGTCTTCATGGAATACAAGCGTAAACTCTTCAGATGGCGGCGTGGTGAAACAGCGTGGCACGACACAGGATTGGAAAATTCTGATCGCTCCTCCTTTCCCGGTAACCCCGCGAGCGGATTCGTACTCGCCGTTTCTGGCAACACAGTCTATGCCGGTAAACAGGACGGAGATCTTTTCCGGTCCACAGACAATGGCGACACCTGGCAGGACATCACTGCGTCTCTCGCCTTTCCGTTTGGATACTTCAAGGACATACGATTCGCGGGCGCAACCATCTACATCTCAACAGATATGGGGGTCATGCGCTCGCGCGGTGGTAAGACATGGCACGTACTTACCGATGTTGATAGGAAGAGGTTCGTCATGGACAGAATTGCAGTCGATGGTATAACGGCTTACGGTGTGTCCAATAGCGGTGTCTATCAGGTGGATCATTATACAAATACATGGAAACCGATTACGCCTGAATTGCCTTACATGGCAACCGCCTTTGCCGCTGTCGGTGATACTTTCTACATAGGGACAAAACAGAACGGTGTACTCCGGTTTCAGCGTGCCAATCAATAGGCACCCTATTTTTAGTGTGCTTTGACCCATTTTCGCCACAGATACGCTGTTTGTAGTCGTTCCTAAATAAACCAAGGCTTCTTGTTTTTTATCGCCCTACTTGGGAGAAACACCCAAACAAAAACACCTACATTTATACCGAGTTTTTATTTTCCAACTCACGTTACGCTAAATCTCCGCGCAGTAAGAGCCCTCTCCTCCCAAAATGAACAGTAGATCTTAAACTGAATACTTCTGTTTGTCTCTTCCTAATACTGCACACCACTCCGTTTATCTCATAAAATTATGCAAAATTTACAGATTTAGATAGGCATAATTTGCCGAGTGCTCAGGATTTGCATAGTCATATTTTGCTGAAATCCGCTAATGGCATAGATTCCGCCTATTGGCATGATAATTGCAAATTTAGCAAATTAATTCCATAGGAGATTGCCTCGCTTAAGCTGATTTAGGAGGCTTGAACACAGAAAACCAACAGTTTACGGCACAAAACTCCGTGAACAATGAACCACCTCATGCAACTCACATCAAAACCGTTTTTGAATAAAAATGATTTATGGAGTCCTCGCTTGGAATCCTAATAAATCTTGAGGTAGAGAAAGAAAAAAATAATTGGTAAATATAGACAACCTACGCCTTCTATTTTTTCCGCAATGGCGGCCCTGGTTGATGATGTGAACTGTTGGCAACATCACACTATAACTCATTTTTAAGAAGAGGTAAAAAAAAAATGAACGAATACTCGGCGTATGTAACAACCGTAATTGACGGTGACACCTTTAAAACCTCCAACCAAACAATCCGTATGGCGAACATAAATGCCCCCGAAAGCGGCACCTTGGCGGCACAAAGATCTACAGCGTATTTGAGATGGCTCATAGACGGAAAACAGGTTAGGATCAAATCAGTGGCTACCGATTTTTATCGGCGCGTAGTCGCACATGTCTGGCGAGAATCCGACGATCTGTACATCAATAAAGAGATGTTTGACAGGGGTTATGTTAATCTGATGTAACTCATAGTCTTGCCTATGTTGAATTGTTATTGAGGTATTTGGAATGTTGTGTGCTAAGTCTATGTGTTTTGAGATTATGCAGAATATGCAGAGCGATATGTGCAGGATTTGCCAAGTATGCAGGATTTACATAGATGTGTTTTCCGGCATCCCTATCGGTATGGGTTTTTCCAATTGGCACGATAATTGCTCCGATACCTGTGTGCGTGTTTTGAATATATGGGGTAAGAAAACTCAAAACGCGATGACGAGGTTCTGTTATCTGTTCATCTCCATCCACCGAGCACTATGCTGCGTCCAGTCAACCGACACCAATATGTACTATACGTCGGCACACCTATAAAACATAACGGACATAATGTAGGAATACTGGTAGTTCGCGGGAAGGTTAGCACGGATAACGGAAGTCCGCCCCCCTTAGCCTCCACGGTTTCACTGCGAAGGAAACTCACTAAGGGCAGCCCTATCTAATGTGTCTACAACTGATTATCTCGAGAAAACATCAAAACTAAACTTAATTTTCCGCTTAGGTGAGGTGGTAAACTTCCAGTTTCACCAGAGTGGATACAACAAAAAGGAATAGAACAACCATGAAAAAATTTTGGATGAACAGCCTCCCACTTCTGGCAGTACTCTTTGTTCTCACTATCGGTTTCACCATGTTCAACAACTTGGATGCGTCTCCATCTGATACGAACGATCCTTGTGCGGATTTGCGGGAAATCTGTCGTCAAGAAGCGGATTATGCTACTGCCACATGCGAAAAATATGGCAGCGACTCCAATTGGTGTAAAGATGCAAGAAAAGACGCAACCAAAGCTTGTAACGCCGCTATGACTGGCTGTTAGTCTTTTTGTATTTAACCTACATTCAGTGTTGCTCTGGACAGGAGCAACACTGGATATATAGGAGTTTAGACAATGAAAATAAGACCTTTTTATAGTATTAGCATTCTCGCCATCGTTCTCGGACTCTGTGCGATCGGATGGCTGGTGTTTCAACCGAAACAGATGGAGCCAGTTGTCACATACAGATCCGTCACACCTGAATCACGCACTGCGGATACCCCACAGTCTG
This window contains:
- a CDS encoding thermonuclease family protein; this encodes MNEYSAYVTTVIDGDTFKTSNQTIRMANINAPESGTLAAQRSTAYLRWLIDGKQVRIKSVATDFYRRVVAHVWRESDDLYINKEMFDRGYVNLM
- a CDS encoding sigma-70 family RNA polymerase sigma factor translates to MKNSDFALIRRTLDGDQNAFTILVNKYQKWVHTLVWRKTGDFHIAEEITQDVFLKAYKKLSTLKPSDHFTGWLYVIASRRCIAWFPKKQLPTTSLDAMQVSELEEFCYTQYETKLGEKTSLERQRDIIKRLLQKLPESERTVVTLHYLAEMSCEKISEFLGVSPNTIKSRLHRARARLKKQEHLLHDVSGIFQVPPTLTENIMREIAQIKPSTPSVAKPWVPWGFSFAATFLIILMIGQGTHPLSRFQQPYDLEATSEMTVELIDTSIVRELKRKSAALTRFGRTDTLGKNSESGFQTEPPFTTTAQADGNDLPTAKPQWIQTQGPGDVSEPGLFLTSDHTLYAIAQTGLYRLTEKADAWTFVNSSGPNQAFDPVMAEHGDTLYLLTPDELLISTDGGETLDTLGARPKGRAVALIITDNIQGNDSEKTDMTMHLVLRTSVFRSVDAGKEWIPIGEAMRIDSTPDVGSPSFRIWDAIAAGNSLFVGTSRGLFRFTDAWKKVPVPTSQGINSLAIVENRLYVGTNTVQQEASSQNPIPAVFYSTDSGDSWIDITPNIHKFLTKIMTTLQVVTREKMLMVISPSGMLRSYDGGETWKDPGNDPHAFAFGTSPIVALDKNNFYKSDTSGVVRSTDGGITWHSFTTGLVNSHVPNLVTVKNVLYALTPTEMLKSVDGGESWEPIGLGTDRGIPLKGAKIVTADGALYASSSASDGVTLSSLSDAGDAFLPVEDVPDFEAGTLHTEWPKKRREPWTNSGNVMIAGKQWRPDQRHTTEKYRPHGAFTLTNDTVFMEYKRKLFRWRRGETAWHDTGLENSDRSSFPGNPASGFVLAVSGNTVYAGKQDGDLFRSTDNGDTWQDITASLAFPFGYFKDIRFAGATIYISTDMGVMRSRGGKTWHVLTDVDRKRFVMDRIAVDGITAYGVSNSGVYQVDHYTNTWKPITPELPYMATAFAAVGDTFYIGTKQNGVLRFQRANQ
- a CDS encoding phytanoyl-CoA dioxygenase family protein, which encodes MQNGNHILCPEEREQFWRQGYLGPYTLCNSEEMFNMQPEIERVLETDAPDHKNRVHNRHLDSPLIHDLATHPAIVKRMASLYGPDLLLWRTNFFVKEPGAKEIPWHQDFNYWPLEPPIIISAWIAVDSATLENSCLQIVPGSHRKVIPHVKATSDMAFNQMGDLGFVDTSNVANLEMQPGEFVLFNERTLHHSEANRSDKRRIGLAVRVILPIVKVFDWDAPQHELIVIHGEDPVQFNKRG
- a CDS encoding D-2-hydroxyacid dehydrogenase; amino-acid sequence: MKILINTDIMPEQQQQIESVSDDLSLVKPQNSEEALREIVDADIVFGGFNRSLFENAKRLKWVQVLSAGVDGLLFPEFVKSDVILTSAKGFVGPHLADQTWALLLGLLRGIGRSVRERTWDNRMSIRLATWELSERTLGIIGLGGTGIDVARRAQGFDMRVIAVDPETVEAPSFVHEVWKMDRFHDLLSESDVVAICAPLTPETHGMFDDTAFEQMKSHALLINVTRGKIVDGPALLRALTSGSIGGAGLDVTPEEPLLADSPLWDLPNVIITPHVAGGSPIRLDRSVGLFCDNLERLLVGKPLLSVIDKEKGY
- a CDS encoding NADP-dependent oxidoreductase, whose amino-acid sequence is MNRQITLASRPAGYPKESDFNLVEVPIPKPEDDQVLVKTIYLSVDPYMRGRINAAKSYAANVEIDEVMVGGVIAQVMESKHPNFGVGDIVNANIGWQEYGAAAGDELRKIDPTIAPISTGAGILGMPGLTAYFGLLEVGQLQARETVFVSGAAGAVGSVVGQIAKIKGCRVVGSAGTDEKVDYIVNELGFDAAFNYKEVSDYHTELQTLLPDGIDVYFDNVGGEITDVVFPNLRIKGRVVICGQISQYNLEKPETGPRFLWHMITKRSRIEGFLVSEYADRHAEALVEMAEWLRQGKLKYRETIEEGGIENAPAAFISMLKGGNIGKQLVRIAELS
- a CDS encoding alcohol dehydrogenase catalytic domain-containing protein; the protein is MKMKAAIYTDIEQIAIREVERNEPPPGFVLVDTKQTGICGSDLHSYFGHWGQSHEHAAGHETCGVVTALGDGVTEFDIGDKVAVECFSHCGTCKYCETGQYNLCFNRAWISPNMHGGFAEYTATHHSGLFKLPQRMTFEQGALVEPLAVSHRAVARSGANSRDTIAIIGGGTIGQFCLADAVAAGIKETLITVKYQQQAALAKALGADHIVNVGDTDVGEYVKDVTNGIGFDAVIETVGGAENFNTATTIVRKQGAVVLVAGYYKPLEVNLSTIVWSEAFITGSNCYGYSGMETDFEAAIELIDAGKVDATKLVTHYYPLDEISEAFRVSADKTSGAIKVHVCQE